The following are from one region of the Pseudohongiella spirulinae genome:
- a CDS encoding GGDEF domain-containing protein: MTEQDQQTKAQQLRLRRTLWGVAFQVSTALVVFGLYLFEMLPLTPVLIYMVAIALTSASFVTLIRTGRNLRFTDPSMTAAQIVAPLWPAILVMFFVTEPQVRTAFLLTATSGLVFGMFALSRTGMLMLSLVIVGSYLLLLIALSVWAPERIDWRIETILVFAYTAVLVTISYLTSYIAGLRNTLREQNLRLNDLVCRDPLTDLPNRRSLMEQLAQETSRIDRRSTDRQQLCISMLDIDYFKRVNDTWGHDVGDAVLRKVGAILTRSMRKGDFVGRFGGEEFIMILPESSLETATMFAQRICQTIADAHFAELPDGEKITVSQGVTEYLNGEHIDATIKRADDALYEAKHAGRNQIIIKAATTPA; this comes from the coding sequence GTGACTGAGCAAGATCAGCAGACAAAAGCGCAACAATTGCGTTTGCGGCGGACATTATGGGGAGTGGCCTTTCAGGTCAGTACAGCGCTGGTGGTCTTTGGACTTTATCTGTTCGAGATGCTGCCTCTGACGCCCGTACTCATCTACATGGTCGCCATCGCGCTCACCTCTGCCAGCTTTGTAACACTGATCAGGACAGGCAGGAATCTACGTTTTACCGACCCCAGCATGACCGCCGCGCAAATCGTTGCTCCCCTCTGGCCAGCCATACTGGTGATGTTTTTTGTCACCGAGCCCCAGGTACGTACAGCCTTCCTGCTGACGGCCACCAGCGGACTGGTGTTCGGTATGTTTGCCCTGTCACGAACAGGCATGCTGATGCTCAGCCTGGTGATCGTGGGCAGTTATCTGCTGCTATTGATTGCACTCAGCGTCTGGGCCCCAGAGCGCATCGACTGGCGCATCGAAACCATTCTGGTGTTTGCCTACACGGCTGTGCTGGTGACCATTTCCTACCTGACCAGCTATATCGCCGGGCTTCGGAACACGCTCCGCGAACAGAACCTGCGACTCAATGATCTTGTCTGCCGCGACCCGCTCACTGACCTGCCCAACCGGCGCTCACTTATGGAACAACTGGCTCAGGAAACCTCTCGCATAGACAGGCGCAGCACAGACAGACAACAGCTCTGCATCAGCATGCTGGATATCGATTATTTTAAGCGGGTCAACGACACTTGGGGTCACGATGTCGGGGATGCGGTGCTGCGTAAGGTCGGCGCAATTCTGACTCGCAGTATGCGCAAGGGCGATTTTGTGGGTCGTTTTGGGGGGGAAGAATTCATTATGATATTGCCGGAGTCTTCTCTGGAGACCGCAACAATGTTCGCTCAGCGAATCTGCCAGACAATAGCAGACGCACATTTTGCGGAATTACCCGACGGTGAAAAGATTACCGTATCCCAGGGTGTAACGGAATATCTGAACGGCGAGCACATTGACGCTACGATTAAGCGAGCAGACGACGCGCTCTATGAAGCCAAGCACGCCGGCCGCAATCAGATCATCATCAAGGCGGCTACGACACCGGCCTGA
- a CDS encoding radical SAM protein, with protein MTVVSTRPSKIPAVNLLSPRHQDSWTHTRGGDPRGFIDADALKELWIHTGTACNLACPFCLEGSKPGDTRIPAMTLDLLKPFFQEAVDMGVQQFSFTGGEPFVIREFVSILDYASQHRPCFVLTNGTRVVMQRKHQILPLLDNPHPIHFRVSLDYPDAVRHDAGRGEGSFAESLDCIRWMHESGFKVSIARQTDPGEDPQSVEEQFRVIFRAHGIPDSLLFTSFPDLGTPGSEDGSPEVTENCMEKYPTRDSRAHFMCTYTRMLINTDRGVRVYACTLVDDDPDYDLGATLRESMDTRIMLRHPRCFSCYRFGASCSAPG; from the coding sequence ATGACTGTTGTAAGTACCCGGCCGAGTAAAATACCTGCCGTGAACCTGCTGTCACCGCGCCACCAGGATAGCTGGACCCATACCCGCGGCGGCGATCCGCGTGGTTTTATCGATGCCGATGCGCTGAAAGAGCTGTGGATACACACCGGCACCGCCTGCAACCTGGCCTGCCCATTCTGCCTGGAAGGCTCCAAACCCGGCGACACGCGCATTCCTGCCATGACACTGGATTTGCTCAAGCCGTTTTTCCAGGAAGCGGTGGATATGGGTGTGCAGCAGTTCTCTTTTACCGGCGGCGAACCCTTTGTCATCAGGGAATTCGTCAGCATTCTGGATTACGCCAGCCAGCACAGACCCTGCTTCGTGTTAACTAACGGCACCCGCGTGGTGATGCAGCGTAAACATCAGATACTGCCGCTGCTGGACAACCCGCACCCCATTCATTTTCGTGTCAGTCTGGATTACCCCGATGCGGTCCGGCATGATGCCGGTCGTGGCGAGGGCAGTTTTGCCGAGTCGCTGGACTGTATCCGCTGGATGCACGAAAGCGGTTTCAAGGTCTCGATTGCCCGCCAGACCGATCCGGGTGAGGACCCTCAGTCCGTCGAAGAGCAGTTCCGGGTGATATTCCGGGCGCACGGCATTCCAGACAGTCTGCTGTTTACCTCCTTCCCCGATCTGGGCACTCCCGGCTCCGAAGATGGCAGCCCGGAAGTCACGGAAAACTGCATGGAGAAATACCCCACCCGCGACAGCCGCGCGCACTTTATGTGTACCTACACCCGCATGCTGATCAACACCGACCGCGGCGTGCGCGTCTACGCCTGCACCCTGGTGGATGATGATCCAGACTACGATCTGGGCGCCACCCTGCGCGAGAGCATGGACACCCGCATCATGTTGCGTCATCCGCGCTGCTTCAGTTGTTACCGGTTTGGAGCGAGTTGCAGCGCGCCGGGTTGA
- a CDS encoding potassium channel family protein, with translation MSTAPPNSIRSILHRHLTPEAWPEQGMSPTNIVVSILILIGAMSAVLDTEPTLTERFSGIFFVIELVLFVCFFTEYLARVYAAGEEERYQGLLGRLRYCVSFWAIIDLLALLPFLLTIGASNAFMLRFFRLLRLLRLARLGRFSEAINAVLAAVRERRYELMLSLGAAGMLLVGSASLLYLVEADNQPEAFGSIPRALWWSIATLTTVGYGDVTPVTALGKFFAGITAIAGIGLIAMPTGVLAAAFSDAFQRRKEELDELQNLED, from the coding sequence ATGAGCACCGCTCCGCCCAACAGTATAAGAAGTATTCTGCACAGGCATCTGACGCCGGAAGCATGGCCCGAACAGGGCATGTCACCCACCAATATCGTAGTCAGTATTCTGATATTGATCGGAGCCATGTCGGCAGTGCTTGATACGGAACCGACACTCACCGAGCGATTTTCCGGCATTTTTTTTGTCATCGAACTGGTTCTGTTTGTATGTTTTTTTACGGAGTATCTGGCGCGGGTCTACGCGGCTGGTGAGGAAGAACGCTATCAAGGGCTGCTTGGCCGGTTAAGGTACTGTGTCAGTTTCTGGGCGATCATTGATCTTTTGGCTTTGCTGCCGTTTTTGTTGACCATCGGTGCCAGCAATGCCTTCATGCTGCGCTTTTTCAGACTGCTGCGCCTGTTGCGTCTGGCGCGTTTGGGGCGGTTCAGCGAAGCCATTAACGCGGTGCTGGCGGCGGTCAGGGAGCGGCGTTATGAATTAATGTTGAGCCTGGGAGCTGCTGGTATGTTGCTGGTAGGTTCAGCGTCCCTGCTTTACCTGGTGGAAGCGGACAATCAGCCAGAGGCATTTGGCAGTATTCCCCGCGCGTTGTGGTGGAGTATTGCCACGCTGACAACTGTGGGATATGGCGATGTCACACCGGTGACGGCGCTGGGGAAATTTTTTGCCGGCATTACGGCGATTGCTGGCATCGGCCTGATAGCCATGCCAACCGGCGTTCTGGCGGCCGCTTTCAGTGACGCCTTCCAGAGACGCAAAGAAGAGCTTGATGAATTGCAGAATTTAGAAGACTAA
- a CDS encoding alpha/beta hydrolase — translation MSSMMLLQLLMTSVVSAQSGNTTEISYPRVAADVTFAQVQSLSASRPARQIAYGDDALQFGELWLPATSAADDAPLVVFIHGGCWLNAYDIGHTHALSTALAQQGFAVWSLEYRRTGDQGGGWPGTLQDIRAGLLAIDDLSAFGVDASRVVLAGHSAGGHLALLAAGDQPFKAVIGLAAITDVIEYAAGSNSCQTATSQFMGSQPEEQADEWRAANPVQQRLHPRTLLLAGDADAIVPLSQAQVAGISTLIQPGAGHFDWVHPGTPAFNLFVQMVRNALSQ, via the coding sequence ATGTCATCAATGATGCTGTTGCAACTGTTGATGACCTCAGTGGTATCGGCACAATCCGGCAATACTACAGAAATTTCCTACCCGCGGGTAGCGGCTGATGTCACCTTTGCCCAGGTCCAGTCCCTGTCTGCCTCACGCCCCGCCCGGCAGATTGCCTATGGTGATGATGCATTGCAGTTCGGGGAGTTGTGGTTGCCGGCGACGTCTGCTGCAGACGATGCGCCACTCGTGGTATTCATTCATGGCGGCTGCTGGCTGAATGCCTACGATATTGGGCACACACATGCGCTCAGCACGGCATTGGCGCAACAGGGGTTTGCGGTGTGGTCACTGGAGTATCGGCGCACAGGTGATCAGGGGGGCGGTTGGCCTGGCACCTTGCAGGACATCAGGGCGGGCCTGTTGGCTATCGACGATCTGTCTGCTTTTGGAGTGGATGCCAGCCGGGTAGTTCTGGCAGGGCATTCCGCTGGTGGCCATCTCGCTTTGCTCGCGGCCGGTGACCAGCCCTTTAAAGCCGTTATCGGACTGGCAGCCATTACCGATGTTATCGAATACGCAGCAGGCAGCAACAGCTGCCAGACCGCCACCAGCCAATTTATGGGCAGTCAGCCAGAAGAACAGGCCGACGAATGGCGGGCTGCCAATCCGGTGCAGCAGAGACTGCATCCGCGCACTTTGCTACTGGCCGGTGATGCTGACGCCATAGTGCCGCTCTCGCAGGCACAGGTTGCAGGAATCAGTACACTGATTCAGCCTGGCGCAGGTCATTTCGACTGGGTACATCCGGGCACGCCGGCATTTAATCTTTTTGTGCAGATGGTCCGGAACGCCTTGAGTCAATGA
- the lipA gene encoding lipoyl synthase: MSSNDKNTPRRAPSVPSGSKFRSEHGFSAIKDGVKKSASPVEPAPVQRKPQWLRARVPGGERFEAVKQNVREHRLSTVCEESHCPNMGECWNNGTATIMVMGSVCTRACKFCAVDTGNPNGWLDKDEPAHVAESVELMGLRYIVLTSVDRDDLDDGGAAHYAACVQAIKQRTPQVTVEALTPDFSGDMDAVAKVVDSGLEVFAQNVETVERLTHPVRDPRAGYKQTLDVLAFAKQHRPQVLTKTSLMLGLGETDDEILKTMDELREIGVDILTLGQYLQPTRNHLPVVRFVTPEEFRRYREIGLEKGFMEVASGPLVRSSYRADRVFEKNNLGIPLPDVPDVAAPLNADRIPLRPVS; encoded by the coding sequence ATGAGCAGTAACGACAAAAACACCCCACGCCGCGCGCCATCCGTGCCCAGCGGCAGCAAGTTCCGGAGCGAGCATGGTTTTTCGGCCATCAAGGATGGTGTTAAAAAGTCTGCCAGCCCGGTCGAGCCAGCGCCGGTGCAGCGAAAGCCGCAGTGGCTGCGGGCCCGAGTGCCGGGTGGTGAGCGTTTTGAAGCGGTTAAACAGAATGTGCGTGAGCATCGCCTGAGCACCGTCTGTGAGGAATCACACTGCCCCAATATGGGCGAATGCTGGAACAATGGCACGGCAACCATCATGGTGATGGGCTCGGTGTGCACCCGGGCCTGCAAATTCTGCGCAGTGGATACCGGTAACCCCAATGGCTGGCTGGACAAGGATGAACCGGCGCACGTTGCCGAGTCGGTTGAGTTGATGGGGCTGCGTTACATCGTGCTGACCTCGGTCGACCGGGATGATTTGGACGATGGTGGTGCGGCGCATTATGCGGCCTGCGTGCAGGCGATCAAACAACGCACACCGCAGGTGACTGTGGAAGCGCTGACGCCGGATTTCAGTGGTGATATGGATGCCGTGGCGAAGGTGGTGGATTCAGGTCTGGAGGTGTTCGCGCAGAACGTCGAGACGGTGGAGCGATTGACCCATCCTGTTCGTGATCCGCGTGCGGGTTACAAGCAGACTCTGGATGTGCTCGCTTTTGCCAAGCAGCACCGCCCGCAGGTGCTGACCAAAACCAGTCTGATGCTGGGCCTGGGTGAGACGGATGATGAAATCCTGAAGACCATGGATGAATTGCGCGAGATCGGTGTGGATATTCTGACTCTGGGGCAGTATCTGCAGCCGACCCGCAATCACCTGCCGGTCGTGCGTTTTGTGACACCGGAAGAATTTCGACGGTATCGTGAGATTGGTCTGGAAAAAGGTTTCATGGAGGTTGCCTCCGGACCGCTGGTGCGTTCCAGTTACCGGGCCGACAGAGTGTTTGAGAAAAACAATCTGGGCATTCCGCTGCCTGATGTGCCCGATGTTGCTGCTCCGCTCAACGCGGACCGCATACCGCTCAGGCCGGTGTCGTAG
- the kynU gene encoding kynureninase, translating to MNTPTAQQLDAEDPLAAKRDDFLLPEQGVYLDGNSLGCLTRQARQRAREVVEQQWGQDLIKSWNSHGWIDLPTRCGEKIAPLIGAAPGQVICCDSISVNLFKIVSAALKLRAGRRTVLSTVSNFPTDLYTVQGLQALLGEQQCRLQLCADTELESALGDDVAVLLMSHVDFRTGYVNDMQHLTAMAHQLGALVIWDLAHSAGAMPVMLDDCRADFAVGCGYKYLNGGPGAPAFIYAAKRHQAGLQQPLSGWMGHRAPFDFDTHYAPAAGMQQFLSGTPAVLSMSVLEAALDVFRGIDLSVLRSKSLALTDLFIRQVRARPALADLQLISPIEHEYRGSQLAWRHPDAWAISQALIARGIIGDFRAPDIVRFGFSPLYLRYQDVERSVDVLEDIVCTGMYRQSQFQLRKKVT from the coding sequence ATGAACACGCCCACTGCGCAACAACTGGATGCGGAAGATCCGCTGGCCGCTAAACGTGATGATTTTCTGCTGCCGGAACAGGGGGTTTATCTGGACGGCAACTCACTGGGCTGCCTGACCCGGCAAGCCAGGCAAAGAGCTCGCGAGGTGGTTGAGCAGCAGTGGGGACAGGATCTGATCAAAAGCTGGAACAGCCATGGCTGGATCGATCTGCCGACACGCTGTGGCGAAAAAATTGCGCCACTGATCGGTGCGGCACCCGGCCAGGTCATCTGCTGTGACTCTATTTCTGTCAACCTGTTCAAGATCGTCAGCGCAGCGCTAAAACTCAGAGCCGGCCGTCGCACTGTGCTGTCGACTGTCAGCAATTTTCCGACTGACCTTTACACGGTGCAGGGGCTTCAGGCCCTGCTGGGTGAGCAGCAATGCCGACTGCAGTTGTGCGCTGACACCGAACTGGAGTCGGCGCTGGGCGATGACGTTGCGGTGCTGCTGATGTCGCATGTGGATTTCCGTACCGGGTATGTGAACGACATGCAGCATTTGACGGCAATGGCACATCAGCTGGGAGCACTGGTGATCTGGGATCTGGCTCATAGTGCCGGTGCCATGCCGGTGATGCTGGATGACTGTCGGGCAGATTTTGCCGTTGGCTGTGGCTACAAATATCTCAATGGCGGCCCCGGCGCGCCGGCATTTATTTATGCTGCAAAACGACATCAGGCTGGTTTGCAGCAGCCTTTGAGTGGCTGGATGGGACACCGGGCGCCGTTTGATTTCGACACGCATTATGCGCCAGCCGCGGGTATGCAGCAGTTTCTGAGCGGAACACCAGCAGTGCTGTCCATGAGCGTGCTGGAAGCCGCCCTGGATGTATTCCGGGGCATAGATCTTTCAGTGTTGCGCAGCAAGTCGCTGGCGCTGACTGATTTGTTTATCAGACAGGTCCGGGCACGTCCTGCCCTTGCTGACCTGCAGCTGATATCTCCGATTGAACATGAGTATCGAGGCTCGCAGCTGGCCTGGCGTCATCCTGATGCATGGGCCATCAGCCAGGCGCTGATCGCCCGTGGCATTATCGGGGACTTTCGCGCCCCGGATATTGTGCGTTTCGGTTTCAGTCCTCTCTATCTCAGATATCAGGATGTTGAGCGCAGTGTCGATGTACTGGAAGATATTGTCTGCACTGGCATGTACAGGCAGTCACAGTTTCAGCTCAGGAAGAAGGTGACCTAG
- a CDS encoding response regulator, giving the protein MTDETKIRVMIAEDQNLVRLGICSLLELSERIEVVGQVEDGSQVLDGIREYKPDVLLIDIRMPKMTGIDALKAMSEAGCSVPSIILTTFDDSQLVLEGIQAGAKGYLLKDVSLGSLVDAIETVHAGRTLVQPAITERILKGLSSMEPRFDNSIEPDTLSEKEIEVLRLMAGGFSNREISRTIHKSEGTVKNQVSSILEKLGVRDRTQAVLRAINLGLL; this is encoded by the coding sequence ATGACTGATGAGACAAAAATTCGGGTCATGATTGCCGAAGACCAGAACCTGGTCCGTCTGGGCATTTGCAGTTTGCTGGAGTTGAGCGAGCGCATCGAGGTGGTCGGACAGGTCGAAGACGGCAGTCAGGTTCTCGATGGTATTCGGGAGTACAAGCCGGATGTCTTGCTGATCGATATACGCATGCCCAAAATGACCGGTATCGATGCATTAAAGGCTATGAGCGAGGCGGGTTGCTCAGTGCCCAGTATTATCCTGACAACCTTTGATGACAGCCAGTTGGTGCTGGAAGGTATTCAGGCCGGCGCCAAGGGCTATCTGCTCAAAGATGTTTCTCTAGGCAGTCTGGTGGATGCGATTGAAACCGTTCATGCGGGCCGGACGCTGGTGCAGCCGGCTATCACTGAGCGGATTCTCAAAGGACTTTCCTCCATGGAACCGCGCTTTGATAACTCCATTGAGCCCGATACGCTGAGTGAAAAAGAAATTGAAGTTCTGCGTCTGATGGCGGGTGGCTTCAGTAACCGCGAAATCTCCCGCACCATTCACAAATCCGAAGGTACCGTGAAAAACCAGGTGTCCTCCATCCTGGAAAAGCTGGGTGTGCGTGACCGTACACAGGCTGTTTTGCGTGCCATCAATCTCGGCCTGCTTTAG
- a CDS encoding cryptochrome/photolyase family protein, translating to MLHVEKPSELHTKRSLLINSPNSESSATSLVWFRQDLRLSDNPALQAACQQGHIIPVYILDDVHAADWRMGGASRWWLHHSLQTLSDSLNHKLLVLSGDALEILPVLARQLGVAQVVWNRCYEPWRIKRDSQLKTALQDQGITVRSFNASLLWEPWQVLKEDNTPYKVFTPFYRKGCKRAGEPPQPSGKPASMNCRTLPDEEFLGHRLADLQGPDGIAALSLLPSIPWDSTMRETWQPGEDAAQTRLSEFLETGLDDYKEGRNFPARPNVSRLSPYLHFGEISPRQVWHQACASALAQNQDKQLDTFLSELGWREFSYSLLYHNPDLPEQPIQQKFANFPWQQDKEALRAWQRGQTGYPLVDAGMRELWQTGYMHNRVRMVVGSFLVKNLRQHWHHGEAWFWDCLVDADLASNSTSWQWIAGCGADAAPYFRVFNPVTQSEKFDRQAEYIRRFVPELATLPDKYIHAPFAAPANVLQQAGIVLGRDYPEPVVDLKTSREDALAAFKSLSA from the coding sequence TTGCTCCACGTAGAAAAACCATCTGAACTGCACACCAAAAGGAGTCTGCTTATCAACAGCCCGAATTCAGAAAGCTCTGCAACCAGCCTGGTATGGTTTCGTCAGGATCTGCGCTTGAGCGACAATCCGGCCCTTCAGGCGGCCTGTCAGCAAGGTCATATCATACCGGTTTACATTCTTGATGATGTCCATGCCGCAGACTGGCGGATGGGCGGCGCCAGCCGCTGGTGGTTACATCACTCGCTGCAGACCCTGTCCGATTCTTTGAATCATAAATTGCTGGTTCTGTCAGGTGATGCCCTGGAGATTCTGCCGGTTCTGGCCAGACAGCTGGGCGTGGCTCAGGTAGTCTGGAACCGCTGCTATGAGCCCTGGCGTATTAAACGCGACAGTCAACTCAAAACCGCCCTGCAGGATCAGGGCATCACAGTACGCAGTTTCAATGCCTCACTGCTTTGGGAGCCCTGGCAGGTCCTGAAAGAAGACAACACACCCTATAAAGTATTTACCCCCTTTTATCGCAAGGGCTGCAAGCGGGCGGGGGAACCACCGCAGCCATCGGGTAAACCGGCGAGCATGAATTGCCGGACGCTCCCCGACGAAGAGTTCCTCGGCCACAGATTGGCTGATCTGCAAGGCCCGGATGGTATCGCGGCACTCTCGCTGTTGCCGAGCATTCCCTGGGATAGCACAATGCGTGAGACCTGGCAGCCCGGGGAAGACGCTGCGCAGACCAGGCTGTCGGAATTTCTGGAGACTGGGCTGGATGACTACAAAGAGGGGCGGAATTTCCCTGCGCGCCCCAATGTTTCACGCCTGTCTCCCTATTTGCATTTTGGTGAGATTTCTCCACGTCAGGTCTGGCATCAGGCCTGCGCCAGTGCGCTGGCGCAAAATCAGGACAAACAGCTGGATACCTTTCTCAGCGAGCTGGGCTGGCGGGAGTTTTCCTACTCACTGCTGTATCACAACCCTGATTTACCCGAACAGCCGATTCAGCAAAAATTTGCCAACTTCCCGTGGCAGCAGGATAAAGAGGCCTTAAGGGCCTGGCAACGGGGACAGACCGGTTACCCGCTGGTTGATGCCGGCATGCGGGAGTTGTGGCAGACCGGTTACATGCATAACCGGGTGCGGATGGTGGTGGGTTCGTTTCTGGTTAAAAATCTGCGCCAGCATTGGCACCACGGCGAAGCCTGGTTCTGGGACTGCCTGGTCGACGCCGATCTGGCCAGCAACAGCACCAGCTGGCAGTGGATTGCCGGCTGCGGAGCCGATGCAGCACCGTACTTCAGGGTTTTCAATCCGGTCACGCAAAGTGAGAAGTTTGACCGGCAAGCGGAATACATCCGGCGCTTTGTGCCGGAACTGGCAACACTGCCTGACAAATACATCCACGCACCCTTTGCAGCACCTGCCAACGTGCTGCAGCAGGCCGGTATAGTGCTCGGCCGGGACTACCCTGAACCTGTTGTCGACCTGAAAACTTCGCGCGAAGACGCGCTGGCGGCCTTTAAGTCACTGTCTGCTTGA
- a CDS encoding YaiI/YqxD family protein: protein MKIWVDADACPVVIREILFRAAERTATPTCLVSNHGLSIPPSKHVTAIRVESGFDVADNLIAARVEAGDLVITSDIPLADEVITKGAQALSVRGELYTANNIKSRLNMRDFMETMRSSGIQSGGAAPLNQTDRMNFANALDRILTRSALEIRS, encoded by the coding sequence GTGAAAATATGGGTGGACGCTGATGCCTGTCCCGTGGTGATCAGGGAAATCCTGTTTCGCGCCGCGGAGCGCACTGCCACGCCAACCTGTCTGGTGTCCAATCACGGTCTGTCCATACCGCCATCAAAGCACGTGACAGCCATCCGGGTGGAAAGCGGTTTTGATGTAGCTGACAATCTGATTGCGGCACGCGTGGAAGCGGGCGACCTGGTCATTACCAGTGATATTCCCCTGGCCGATGAGGTCATCACTAAAGGCGCGCAGGCGCTGAGTGTGCGCGGCGAACTGTATACTGCAAACAATATAAAATCGCGCTTGAACATGCGTGATTTTATGGAAACCATGCGCAGCTCTGGCATTCAGAGCGGCGGCGCGGCACCACTGAATCAGACGGATCGTATGAATTTTGCTAACGCACTGGACAGGATTCTGACCCGATCGGCGCTGGAGATCAGGTCATGA
- the cbpA gene encoding curved DNA-binding protein: MEFKDYYKILDVAEDADLKAVKTAYRKLARKYHPDVSEKKDAAERFKEVAEAYEVLGDEKKRAEYDEIRRFGGQRGRGSGSGGFEGFSGGDSSHYSEQDFSDFFSSIFGGGRQRTSGFGFGDQGDGAFSTRGRDIEVDMPIFLEDVLSDESKQISYSLPHYDVSGQRLEDITKTLKIKIPKGVADGERIRLKAQGAPGIGNGPAGDLYLRIRLVPHPLFDVEAHNLLITLPLAPWEAALGGKVTVPTLQGKIQLTIPASSQSGQRLRIKGRGLPMKNGNGDLFAVLKIVMPDGTDDDSRKLWQQLADRQSGFNPRQDWS, from the coding sequence GTGGAATTCAAGGATTATTACAAAATACTGGACGTCGCTGAAGATGCTGATCTCAAGGCAGTCAAAACCGCTTACCGCAAACTCGCCCGTAAGTACCATCCCGATGTCAGCGAAAAAAAGGACGCTGCAGAACGCTTCAAGGAAGTCGCCGAAGCCTATGAAGTACTCGGCGATGAAAAGAAGCGCGCTGAATATGATGAAATTCGCAGGTTCGGCGGGCAAAGGGGTCGCGGCTCCGGATCGGGTGGATTTGAAGGATTTAGTGGTGGCGACAGCAGCCACTACAGCGAGCAGGATTTCTCTGACTTTTTCTCATCCATTTTCGGAGGCGGCAGACAGCGCACCTCTGGATTCGGCTTTGGTGACCAGGGTGACGGCGCTTTCAGCACCCGCGGCCGGGACATTGAAGTGGATATGCCGATTTTTCTGGAAGACGTTCTGTCGGACGAGTCCAAACAGATCAGCTATAGCCTGCCCCATTACGATGTCAGTGGCCAGCGGCTGGAAGACATTACAAAAACCCTGAAGATCAAAATCCCCAAAGGGGTCGCAGACGGTGAGCGTATTCGCCTGAAAGCTCAGGGCGCACCCGGCATTGGCAACGGTCCGGCGGGTGATCTGTACCTGCGCATCAGGCTGGTTCCCCATCCGCTGTTTGATGTTGAGGCGCACAATCTACTCATCACATTGCCGCTGGCGCCCTGGGAGGCCGCGCTGGGCGGCAAAGTGACCGTACCCACGCTGCAGGGCAAAATTCAGCTCACCATCCCGGCCAGCAGTCAGAGCGGACAACGCCTGCGCATTAAAGGTCGCGGTCTGCCCATGAAAAACGGCAACGGTGATCTGTTTGCCGTACTGAAGATTGTGATGCCCGACGGAACAGACGATGACAGCCGAAAACTGTGGCAGCAGCTGGCTGACCGGCAGTCTGGTTTCAATCCTCGTCAGGACTGGAGTTAA
- a CDS encoding chaperone modulator CbpM — MELHITIQEVCDSTGLSHETLIEIVEHGIVEPQGQQPEQWLFSGHCLSTLQRARRLQQDLHLNWQGIALILELIEQRDQLKAENSALRNRLQRFDPQQE, encoded by the coding sequence ATGGAACTACATATCACCATTCAGGAAGTCTGCGACAGCACCGGACTCAGTCACGAAACACTGATCGAGATTGTGGAGCACGGCATTGTCGAGCCGCAGGGCCAGCAACCTGAGCAGTGGTTGTTCAGCGGCCACTGCCTGAGCACTCTGCAGCGTGCCCGGCGCCTGCAACAGGATTTACATTTGAACTGGCAGGGCATCGCGCTGATACTGGAGTTGATTGAGCAACGCGATCAGCTGAAAGCTGAAAACTCAGCCCTGCGCAACAGACTGCAGCGCTTCGACCCACAACAGGAGTAA